In Rhizobium sp. CIAT894, the genomic window TATCGAGCTGACGGCGGCCGACATGGCCTTCGTCAACGGCTGATCCTGAGGACCATATCACGACGCCGGATGATCGATGCGGCGGATCCGATAACAGCAATGCATGAAGGCGACCTCACTTGGCAGTCTATACCGATATCGCCGAAGACGATCTGAAATGGTTCCTGACGGAATATGACGCGGGAAGCCTGCTCTCCTACAAGGGCATTGCCGAAGGCGTCGAAAACTCCAATTTTCTGCTGCACACCTCCAAGGATCCGCTGATCCTGACGCTCTATGAAAAGCGCGTGGAAAAGACCGACCTGCCGTTCTTCCTCGGCCTGATGCAGCATCTTTCCGCCCGGGGTCTCTCCTGCCCGCTGCCGCTGCCGCGGCGCGACGGCGCGCTGCTCGGCTCGCTCTCCGGCCGCCCGGCCGCGCTGATCTCCTTCCTCGAAGGCATGTGGCTGAGAAAGCCGGAGGCCAAACATTGCCGTGAGGTCGGCCGGGCGCTGGCCGAAATGCATGTGGCCGGCGAGGGTTTCGAATTGAAGCGTCCGAATGCGCTGTCGATCGACGGCTGGCGGGGGCTCTGGGAAAGGTCGGCGGATCGCGCCGGCGAGGTCGAGCCCGGCCTGCAGGACGAAATCCGCGGCGAACTCGATTTCCTCTCCGCCGCCTGGCCGAAGAGCCTGCCTGCCGGCGTCATCCATGCCGACCTCTTCCCCGACAACGTCTTTTTCCTCGGCGATCAGCTCTCCGGCCTGATCGATTTCTATTTCGCCTGCAACGACCTGCTCGCCTATGACGTGTCGATCTGCCTGAATGCCTGGTGCTTCGAAAAGGACGGCGCCTATAACATCACCAAGGGCACGGCGATGCTCGAGGGTTATCAGAGTGTCCGCCCGTTGAGCGATGATGAGATCGCCGCCCTGCCGGTGCTGTCGCGCGGGTCGGCGCTGCGTTTCTTCCTGACCCGGCTTTATGATTGGCTGATGACGCCCGAGGGTGCCATGGTCACCAAGAAGGACCCGCTCGAATATCTCCGCAAGCTGCGTTTCCACCGCCAGATCGGCTCGGCCGCCGAATACGGATTGAGCCTATGAAACACGTCGATATCTTCACCGACGGCGCATGCTCCGGCAATCCCGGCCCCGGCGGCTGGGGCGCCGTGCTACGGTATGGCGACGTCGAAAAGGAGCTTTGCGGCGGCGAGGCGGATACCACCAACAACCGCATGGAACTGCTGGCGGCAATCTCCGCCCTGCAGGCGCTGAAGAGCCCTTGCGAGGTCGATCTCTATACCGACAGCGCCTACGTCAAGGACGGCATCTCCAAGTGGATTTTCGGCTGGAAGAAAAACGGCTGGAAGACTGCGGACAAGAAGCCGGTGAAGAACGCCGAACTCTGGCAGGCGCTCGAAGAAGCCCGCAACCGCCACACCGTGACGCTGCACTGGGTCAAGGGCCACGCCGGCCACCCGGAAAACGAACGCGCCGATGAACTGGCGCGCCGGGGCATGGAGCCGTTCAAGAAGGGCAAGGCGGTTTCGTTTTAGCCGGATAGGCGTTACGCCTGTGC contains:
- a CDS encoding homoserine kinase, which encodes MAVYTDIAEDDLKWFLTEYDAGSLLSYKGIAEGVENSNFLLHTSKDPLILTLYEKRVEKTDLPFFLGLMQHLSARGLSCPLPLPRRDGALLGSLSGRPAALISFLEGMWLRKPEAKHCREVGRALAEMHVAGEGFELKRPNALSIDGWRGLWERSADRAGEVEPGLQDEIRGELDFLSAAWPKSLPAGVIHADLFPDNVFFLGDQLSGLIDFYFACNDLLAYDVSICLNAWCFEKDGAYNITKGTAMLEGYQSVRPLSDDEIAALPVLSRGSALRFFLTRLYDWLMTPEGAMVTKKDPLEYLRKLRFHRQIGSAAEYGLSL
- the rnhA gene encoding ribonuclease HI encodes the protein MKHVDIFTDGACSGNPGPGGWGAVLRYGDVEKELCGGEADTTNNRMELLAAISALQALKSPCEVDLYTDSAYVKDGISKWIFGWKKNGWKTADKKPVKNAELWQALEEARNRHTVTLHWVKGHAGHPENERADELARRGMEPFKKGKAVSF